A region of Gloeomargarita sp. SKYB120 DNA encodes the following proteins:
- a CDS encoding FAD-dependent monooxygenase has protein sequence MANAAAGSGTWDYDVLIVGGSLVGLTLAAWLGPEGIRVLVVEAQSNGAGTAARVYALMPLTEQVWQRVGVWSRLQPVVQSYDRIHLTDQGRYPIVFTPADLGGRPSLGSVGEQQRLWPVFREFIAQTPNVTYWEGTQLVDFVVTPTEVKVKLSRQGELVCSCVGLIVGADGAQSLVRQEAGIPTWSWPYWQSCVTTVLYAEEPPVAYERFWPAGPLALLPLPHQRWGVVWTLPHREAQRLLRAPTAEFLAELRPYLPFTQVTEVGERHCFAVEWRQAQRYVQPRLVLVGDAAHRCHPVGGQGMNLGIRDVATLGEVLVTAHRRGEDIGQLSVLRRYQRWRWFQVCLSLLFTDALNRVFSQGWEPLVTLRALVLQTMQRVGFLRRWSLHFMAGLWGQLPAALVEQPANR, from the coding sequence ATGGCGAATGCAGCGGCTGGGTCGGGGACCTGGGACTACGACGTACTCATTGTGGGCGGGTCCTTGGTGGGGTTGACGTTAGCGGCCTGGTTGGGACCGGAAGGGATACGGGTGCTGGTGGTGGAGGCGCAGTCGAATGGTGCGGGAACAGCGGCGCGGGTCTATGCCCTGATGCCCTTGACGGAACAGGTTTGGCAACGGGTGGGGGTCTGGTCGCGGCTGCAACCGGTGGTGCAGTCCTATGACCGGATTCATTTGACGGACCAGGGGCGTTATCCCATCGTGTTCACGCCGGCAGATTTGGGCGGACGACCCTCGCTGGGGTCGGTCGGGGAACAGCAGCGCCTGTGGCCAGTGTTTCGGGAATTTATTGCCCAGACGCCCAACGTCACCTACTGGGAGGGGACGCAGCTAGTGGATTTTGTGGTGACCCCTACGGAGGTGAAGGTGAAACTCAGCCGCCAGGGGGAACTGGTTTGCTCCTGCGTGGGGTTAATCGTGGGCGCGGATGGCGCGCAGTCGCTAGTGCGGCAGGAGGCGGGTATCCCCACCTGGAGCTGGCCCTACTGGCAATCCTGTGTAACGACGGTGCTCTACGCCGAGGAACCGCCGGTGGCCTACGAGCGGTTTTGGCCGGCAGGACCTCTTGCTCTCTTGCCCTTGCCCCACCAGCGCTGGGGGGTTGTTTGGACGTTGCCCCATCGGGAGGCCCAGCGGTTGCTGCGGGCGCCAACGGCGGAATTCCTGGCCGAACTAAGGCCCTATCTCCCCTTTACCCAGGTGACGGAGGTGGGGGAACGCCATTGTTTTGCGGTGGAGTGGCGGCAGGCGCAGCGCTACGTGCAACCCCGGTTGGTCCTGGTGGGCGATGCAGCCCATCGCTGTCACCCGGTGGGGGGCCAAGGGATGAATCTGGGGATTCGGGATGTGGCCACCTTGGGCGAAGTGCTGGTGACGGCCCATCGGCGGGGCGAAGACATCGGCCAGTTGTCGGTTCTCCGGCGTTACCAACGCTGGCGCTGGTTCCAGGTATGCCTGTCGCTGCTGTTTACCGATGCATTGAACCGGGTGTTTTCCCAGGGCTGGGAGCCGCTGGTGACCCTGCGGGCGCTGGTGTTGCAAACCATGCAGCGGGTGGGGTTTCTGCGCCGGTGGTCGTTGCACTTCATGGCTGGGCTGTGGGGCCAGTTGCCGGCAGCGCTGGTGGAACAACCCGCCAACCGCTGA
- the argJ gene encoding bifunctional glutamate N-acetyltransferase/amino-acid acetyltransferase ArgJ yields the protein MWRVIDGGVTAPQGYRAGAVSAGLKPSGALDLTLIYSEQPAVVAGAFTTSQVRAACVRYCQEQLQTGQPARAIVCNAGQANAATGTPGWEDACQTAAAIAQALNITPQEVLVASTGVIGQRIPMEKLLAAIPALVAATTRDGGDLAAQGILTTDLVPKTIALESTELTVPLRVGGIAKGSGMIHPNMATLLAFITCDAPVDSHFWRQVVQQAVDVSFNQITVDGDTSTNDMVLALANGAAGGTPIHADHPAAPTLAAMVTEACTQLAKKVARDGEGATCLIEVRVQGTASDREARHIARTIAGSLLVKAAVFGRDPNWGRIAAAAGRAGVPFHPDDLAIDLGTIPLMRRGQPLAFDRDAAKAYLHSDPVVISVGVGDGPGQGCAWGCDLSYDYVRINAEYTT from the coding sequence ATGTGGCGGGTCATTGACGGCGGGGTAACGGCTCCCCAAGGGTATCGCGCCGGCGCAGTGAGTGCAGGACTGAAACCATCGGGGGCCCTGGACTTGACGCTCATCTACTCGGAACAACCGGCGGTGGTTGCGGGCGCTTTCACCACCTCTCAGGTGCGGGCCGCCTGTGTGCGTTATTGCCAAGAACAACTCCAGACGGGACAACCCGCGCGCGCCATCGTGTGTAATGCCGGTCAGGCCAACGCCGCGACAGGAACTCCAGGCTGGGAAGATGCCTGTCAAACGGCGGCGGCGATTGCCCAGGCGTTGAACATTACTCCCCAGGAAGTCCTCGTGGCGTCCACCGGTGTGATTGGGCAACGGATTCCCATGGAGAAATTGCTGGCGGCAATTCCAGCGCTGGTGGCAGCGACAACCCGCGATGGGGGGGATTTGGCGGCTCAAGGGATTCTCACGACGGATTTGGTTCCCAAGACGATTGCCCTGGAGAGTACGGAGTTAACTGTGCCCCTGCGCGTCGGCGGCATCGCCAAAGGGTCGGGGATGATTCATCCCAATATGGCAACGCTGCTGGCCTTTATTACCTGCGACGCTCCGGTGGATAGCCATTTCTGGCGACAAGTGGTGCAACAGGCGGTGGACGTGAGTTTTAACCAGATCACGGTGGACGGGGACACCAGTACCAATGACATGGTGCTGGCCCTGGCCAACGGCGCTGCTGGCGGAACGCCCATTCACGCTGACCATCCCGCCGCTCCCACCTTGGCTGCCATGGTGACGGAAGCGTGTACGCAACTGGCGAAAAAAGTGGCGCGGGACGGGGAAGGCGCGACCTGTCTCATCGAAGTACGGGTGCAGGGAACCGCGAGCGACAGGGAGGCCCGACACATCGCCCGCACGATTGCCGGTTCGCTGCTGGTGAAGGCGGCGGTGTTTGGCCGGGACCCCAACTGGGGACGAATTGCCGCCGCTGCCGGTCGCGCCGGTGTGCCTTTTCACCCCGATGACCTGGCTATTGACCTGGGAACCATTCCCCTAATGCGTCGGGGTCAACCGCTGGCCTTCGACCGGGACGCCGCCAAAGCCTACTTGCACAGTGACCCGGTGGTGATCAGCGTGGGGGTGGGTGATGGGCCAGGCCAAGGCTGCGCCTGGGGCTGTGACC